The nucleotide window ATAAACCATCTTTACTCATTGTATAAAACACACGACTTTGTCCCATTAGCATCACTAACATTACCGAAGTATAACCTGCTAAAATAGCTACAATTAGACCTGTTTGTAAAAAGTCATATCCTGTTTTCGCAAATGCTGTTGCTGCAGGTTTCGCATCTCCTGCAAATACGGTGTAGTTAACAAGTCCTGTCATAACGTGTGCAAATAATACATATAGTATGGTACATATTATAAGTGAACCCAAAATACCTATTGGCATTCCTTTTTGAGGATTTTTGGCTTCTTGCGCTGCTGTTGATACGGCATCAAAACCAATGAATGCAAAAAACACAGTTCCCGCACCAGCAGCTATACCAGACCATCCAAATTCGCCAAAAACACCTGTGTTTTTAGGGATATATGGAGTGTAATTTGCTTGGTCAATAAAGCCCCATCCTAAAGTGATAAACATAATCACAACGGCAACTTTTACTATAACAAGGATGTTGTTCAGAGAGGCTGATTCTTTTGTTCCTCGGATTAATAGTAAGGATAATAAAGAGACAATAAATATTGCGGGTAAATTTATAATTCCGCCTTCTACTATCGTACCATCGCTCAGTTTAAGTGTTTCCCAAGGCGAGCAAATCAAGTTATGAGGTAGATGAATGCCATATTTATTCAGTAATTCGAGCAAATAACGTGACCAGCTTACTCCAACAGTTGCTGCTCCCAAAGCATATTCTAGAACTAAATCCCATCCAATAATCCATGCCATAAATTCTCCCATTGTAGCATATGAGTAGGTGTATGCACTACCTGCGACAGGAATCATCGAAGCAAATTCTGCATAACATAGTCCTGC belongs to Flavobacterium gilvum and includes:
- a CDS encoding amino acid permease produces the protein MSIWKRKPLGLLLAEASDSEKGLKRTLSSGSLVALGVGAIIGAGLFSLTGIAAAEHAGPAVTLSFILAAVGCAFAGLCYAEFASMIPVAGSAYTYSYATMGEFMAWIIGWDLVLEYALGAATVGVSWSRYLLELLNKYGIHLPHNLICSPWETLKLSDGTIVEGGIINLPAIFIVSLLSLLLIRGTKESASLNNILVIVKVAVVIMFITLGWGFIDQANYTPYIPKNTGVFGEFGWSGIAAGAGTVFFAFIGFDAVSTAAQEAKNPQKGMPIGILGSLIICTILYVLFAHVMTGLVNYTVFAGDAKPAATAFAKTGYDFLQTGLIVAILAGYTSVMLVMLMGQSRVFYTMSKDGLLPPFFSSIHAKYRTPWKTNLFFLFFVSIFAGFVPVSDLGHMVSIGTLLAFVLVCIGVMVMRKKMPDAERSFRTPLVPFVPIAGIVVCLALMYSLPNESWIRLVVWMALGIVIYFLYGKKNSKLSDTPEN